One Streptosporangium becharense genomic window, GCCAGCGTGGCGACCGTCCAGGGGTGCGCCGGGTTGTTGTGGAGCATGCGCAGGGCTCGGCCCACCACGGGGTCGCCGTGTGCCCGGTACCACGCCGGCGGCCGCGCCTCCGGCCGGGAGAACCAGGCGCGCAGGGCGGCGATGAGCAGCAGGTCGAGCATCCGGTCGAGAACCGCCTCCTGTCCCGGCTCGTCCCTGCCGATCTCGCCGGCGAGCAGCGGGATGAGCGGGCTGTCCCAGCTCCCGGCCGGGAGCGTCAGCAGGGTGGGGAGCGCGCGCAGCAGCCGCTCGCTGATCTCTCCGCGCATCTGGTAGGTGCCGGTCAACAGCGTCGTGGCGCCGTCCGGGCTGTTGCCCCAGGTGCGAACGCCCAGGTCCATGGCCTGGGCCAGCGGTTCGCCGTCCGGGGTCGTGCAGCGCTGGCCAGGGTGGATCACCACCTGCGGCGGGGTGGCCGGATCGTCGGCGACCGTGTAGGCGCCGGGGCCCCGGATGATCGCGACATCCCCCGGGGCGAGCCGCACGGTGTCGCCGTCATCAGGGACGATCCACGCTCCGCCCCGAAGCATGGCCACCAGGGTGAGCGGCGCCCGGTCCTGGATCCGCAGAGACCAGGGCGGGTCCATGACCGAGCGGAGCAGGAAGGCTCCCCGGGCTCTCGGTCCATCGAGAAGGCTTGCGAGTACGTCCATGCGCCTCAACGTAGACGCTGAAACATGGAAAAGCGCCTCTGGGCTATGGAGAGTCTCACTGGGGGCCGATTCACTGGTCGGTGGGAGAAAGGAAACGATGGTGGAACTGCTCCGGGTCGCCGCCCTGTTCGCCGCCACGATCACCACGGGGCTCGTGGCGGGTCTCTTCTACGCGTACGCGTGTTCCGTCATGCCCGGTCTGAGCCGCACCGACGACCGCACCTTCGTCGGGACGATGCAGTCGATCAACGTGGCCATCCTCAACGGCTGGTTCGCCGTCTGCTTCCTGGGTGCGCCGGTGACGACGGGCGTGGCGGCGGGGCTCCACCTCCACCGGGAGGGGCGGGCGGCGCTGCCCTGGATCGCCGCCGCGTTCGTGCTGTACGCCGCGACGATCGCCGTCACCGCCGCGGTCAGCGTGCCGATGAACA contains:
- a CDS encoding AraC family transcriptional regulator, with the translated sequence MDVLASLLDGPRARGAFLLRSVMDPPWSLRIQDRAPLTLVAMLRGGAWIVPDDGDTVRLAPGDVAIIRGPGAYTVADDPATPPQVVIHPGQRCTTPDGEPLAQAMDLGVRTWGNSPDGATTLLTGTYQMRGEISERLLRALPTLLTLPAGSWDSPLIPLLAGEIGRDEPGQEAVLDRMLDLLLIAALRAWFSRPEARPPAWYRAHGDPVVGRALRMLHNNPAHPWTVATLAAETGVSRAALARRFTELVGEPPMTYLTGWRLALAADLLRETDATVGAVARQTGYGSSFALSTAFKRVRGVSPHEHRGARSRRTIAD
- a CDS encoding anthrone oxygenase family protein is translated as MVELLRVAALFAATITTGLVAGLFYAYACSVMPGLSRTDDRTFVGTMQSINVAILNGWFAVCFLGAPVTTGVAAGLHLHREGRAALPWIAAAFVLYAATIAVTAAVSVPMNNVLDAAGEPGRIADLPAVRRDFEAGWVRWNLVRAVTSAAAFACLVRALL